From Triticum aestivum cultivar Chinese Spring chromosome 4A, IWGSC CS RefSeq v2.1, whole genome shotgun sequence, a single genomic window includes:
- the LOC123085565 gene encoding serine/threonine protein kinase OSK4: protein MEGNTRGGGHSDALKNYNVGRTLGIGTFGKVRIAEHKHTGHKVAIKILNRRQMRTMEMEEKAKREIKILRLFIHPHIIRLYEVIYTPTDIFVVMEYCKYGELFDCIVEKGRLQEDEARRIFQQIISGVEYCHRNMVAHRDLKPENLLLDSKYNVKLADFGLSNVMHDGHFLKTSCGSPNYAAPEVISGKLYAGPEVDVWSCGVILYALLCGTLPFDDDNIPKLFKKIKGGIYILPSHLSALARDLIPRMLVVDPMKRITIREIREHPWFQNRLPRYLAVPPPDTAQQAKMIDEDTLKEIVNLGYDKDHVCESLCNRLQNEATVAYYLLLDNRFRATSGYLGADYLQSMGRSFNQFTSLESASPSTRQYLPASNDSQGSGLRPYYPVERKWALGLQSRAQPREIMIEVLKALQELNVCWKKNGHYNMKCRWCPGFPQVSDMLDANHSFVDDSTIMDNGDANGRLPAVIKFEIQLYKTKDDKYLLDMQRVTGPQLLFLDFCAAFLTNLRVL from the exons ATGGAAGGGAACACTAGAGGAGGTGGGCATTCTGACGCATTAAAGAACTACAATGTGGGCAGAACATTAGGTATAGGCACATTTGGAAAAGTGAGGATTGCAGAGCATAAGCATACAGGGCATAAAGTTGCTATAAAGATTCTGAACCGTCGTCAAATGAGAACTATGGAAATGGAGGAGAAAG CAAAGAGAGAGATCAAGATATTGAGGTTGTTCATCCACCCTCATATCATCCGGCTTTATGAGGTCATTTACACACCTACAGATATATTTGTTGTGATGGAATATTGCAAGTATGGTGAGCTATTCGACTGCATTGTTGAGAAAGGGCGGTTACAGGAAGATGAGGCTCGTCGAATCTTCCAGCAG ATTATATCTGGTGTTGAATACTGCCACAGAAACATGGTTGCTCATCGTGATCTAAAGCCAGAGAACCTGTTACTTGATTCCAAATACAATGTGAAACTTGCCGACTTTGGGTTAAGTAATGTCATGCATGATGGCCATTTTCTGAAGACTAGCTGCGGGAGTCCAAACTATGCTGCACCAGAG GTTATCTCAGGTAAATTATACGCTGGACCTGAGGTTGATGTTTGGAGCTGCGGGGTGATACTTTATGCTCTTCTTTGTGGCACTCTTCCATTTGATGATGACAATATTCCCAAACTGTTCAAAAAGATAAAG GGAGGCATCTATATCCTTCCAAGTCATTTATCTGCTCTTGCAAGGGATTTGATCCCAAGAATGCTTGTTGTTGATCCTATGAAGAGAATCACAATTCGTGAAATTCGAGAACACCCATGGTTTCAGAATCGCCTTCCTCGCTACCTGGCAGTGCCTCCACCAGACACGGCGCAGCAAGCCAAAATG ATTGATGAAGATACACTTAAAGAGATTGTCAACCTGGGATATGATAAAGACCATGTGTGTGAATCATTGTGCAATAGGCTGCAAAATGAG GCAACTGTTGCATATTACTTACTCTTGGACAATCGGTTCCGGGCCACTAGTGGCTATTTGGGGGCTGACTATCTACAATCAATG GGTAGGAGTTTTAATCAGTTTACTTCATTGGAATCAGCAAGCCCAAGTACCAGGCAGTATCTTCCAGCAAGCAATGATTCTCAAGGCAGTGGCTTGCGGCCATATTACCCCGTTGAAAGAAAATGGGCTCTTGGGCTCCAG TCTCGAGCTCAACCTCGTGAGATAATGATCGAGGTTCTAAAGGCACTTCAAGAATTAAATGTCTGCTGGAAGAAGAATGGACACTACAACATGAAATGCAGGTGGTGCCCTGGGTTTCCTCAGGTCAGTGATATGTTAGATGCCAACCACAGCTTTGTTGATGACTCTACCATCATGGATAACGGCGATGCTAATGGGAGGCTACCTGCCGTGATCAAGTTTGAAATCCAG CTTTACAAGACCAAGGATGACAAGTACCTGCTAGATATGCAGAGAGTTACTGGACCTCAGCTCCTCTTCCTGGATTTTTGCGCGGCCTTCCTTACCAACCTTAGGGTTCTATAG